One region of Polaribacter pectinis genomic DNA includes:
- the recF gene encoding DNA replication/repair protein RecF (All proteins in this family for which functions are known are DNA-binding proteins that assist the filamentation of RecA onto DNA for the initiation of recombination or recombinational repair.), with protein sequence MYLQKLSLVNFKNIESQTFDFQQKINCFVGNNGVGKTNVLDAIYYLSFAKSYFNSVAVQNIRHGEGFFMVEGDYLLNDRNEKIVCSLKKGQKKVLKRNGKNYEKFSEHIGQLPLVIISPADRDLVTEGSDTRRKFIDGVISQQNKKYLQDLLAYNKVLSQRNALLKYFAANRTFDALNLSVYDDQLSNYGSRIYEVRKAFLEDFIPIFNEKYQIISDDKENVNLIYKSQLHDFSMKDALQKSLEKDKILQYTTSGIHKDDLSFEIGEYPIKKFGSQGQQKSYLIALKFAQFEFIKQQSNVVPILLLDDIFDKLDESRVLQIINLVDNDEFGQIFITDTHSDRTENIVKQSNKPYQIFKL encoded by the coding sequence ATGTATTTACAGAAGCTTTCTTTAGTTAATTTTAAGAATATAGAATCGCAAACTTTTGATTTTCAGCAGAAAATAAATTGTTTTGTAGGAAATAATGGTGTGGGGAAAACGAATGTTTTAGATGCGATTTATTACTTGTCTTTTGCTAAAAGTTACTTTAATTCTGTCGCAGTTCAGAATATTAGACACGGAGAAGGATTTTTTATGGTGGAAGGAGATTACCTTTTAAACGATAGAAATGAAAAAATTGTTTGCAGTTTAAAAAAAGGTCAGAAGAAGGTTTTAAAAAGAAACGGAAAAAATTACGAGAAGTTTTCTGAACATATAGGACAATTACCTTTGGTTATTATATCTCCAGCAGATAGAGATTTGGTTACAGAAGGAAGTGACACCAGAAGAAAATTTATAGACGGAGTAATCTCGCAACAAAACAAAAAGTATTTACAAGATTTATTAGCATATAATAAAGTGTTAAGCCAAAGAAATGCGTTGTTAAAATATTTTGCTGCAAACAGAACTTTTGACGCTTTAAATTTAAGTGTTTATGATGATCAACTTTCTAATTATGGTAGTAGAATTTATGAAGTTAGAAAAGCTTTTTTAGAAGATTTTATTCCTATTTTTAATGAAAAATATCAAATAATTTCCGATGATAAAGAGAATGTGAATCTTATTTATAAAAGTCAATTACACGATTTTTCTATGAAAGATGCTTTACAAAAATCTTTAGAAAAAGATAAGATATTACAATACACTACATCTGGTATACATAAAGATGATTTAAGTTTTGAAATTGGTGAATACCCAATTAAAAAATTTGGTTCTCAAGGCCAGCAAAAATCGTATTTAATTGCCCTAAAATTTGCACAGTTCGAGTTTATAAAACAACAATCTAATGTAGTGCCTATTTTGTTATTAGATGATATTTTTGATAAATTAGATGAAAGTAGAGTTTTACAAATTATAAATTTGGTTGATAATGACGAATTCGGACAAATATTTATTACAGACACGCATTCTGATAGAACTGAAAATATTGTAAAACAAAGTAATAAACCATATCAAATTTTTAAATTGTAA
- a CDS encoding DUF721 domain-containing protein, with protein MAKRENDSFSVKDLMQSFIKENNLSKGMQKIKVEETWIKMMGPGVATHTTSVKLQNKTLIINLTSSVLREELSYGKEKIIKMINEELGDEVVSKLMLV; from the coding sequence ATGGCAAAAAGAGAAAACGATTCTTTTTCGGTAAAAGATTTAATGCAAAGCTTTATTAAAGAAAACAATTTAAGCAAAGGAATGCAGAAAATTAAGGTAGAAGAAACTTGGATTAAAATGATGGGTCCAGGAGTTGCAACCCATACTACTTCTGTTAAACTTCAAAACAAAACTTTAATCATTAATTTAACTTCTTCTGTTTTACGTGAAGAATTAAGTTATGGAAAAGAGAAAATTATAAAAATGATTAATGAAGAATTGGGTGATGAAGTTGTTTCTAAATTGATGTTGGTGTAA
- a CDS encoding nucleoside-diphosphate kinase yields MATNRTFTMLKPDAVENGHTGAILDKINAAGFRIVALKKTQMTIADAETFYAVHNERPFFGELVEFMTRGPIVAAILEKDNAVDDFRTLIGATNPADAAEGTIRKLYATSMGENAVHGSDSDENAEIEGNFHFSGREQF; encoded by the coding sequence ATGGCAACAAATAGAACATTTACTATGCTTAAACCAGATGCTGTAGAAAACGGACATACTGGCGCAATTTTAGACAAAATTAATGCTGCAGGATTTAGAATTGTAGCTTTAAAGAAAACTCAAATGACAATAGCTGACGCAGAAACTTTTTATGCAGTGCATAATGAGCGTCCGTTTTTTGGTGAGTTGGTAGAATTTATGACTCGTGGTCCAATAGTGGCTGCAATTTTAGAAAAAGACAACGCAGTAGACGATTTTAGAACTTTAATTGGTGCTACAAATCCTGCTGATGCTGCAGAAGGAACTATTAGAAAATTATATGCAACTTCTATGGGAGAAAATGCTGTACATGGTTCTGATTCTGATGAAAATGCAGAAATTGAAGGAAATTTCCATTTTTCTGGAAGAGAGCAATTCTAG
- a CDS encoding DHH family phosphoesterase, whose product MILKGFEELKTFLDKPRNIVIIGHRNPDGDAMGSTLALYHYFNKKGHNPTVVVPNEYPEFIHWLPGSDTTYRFDWQNSQSQKAINNSDIIFLLDFNALHRVGFDMQNTLEKYPNDFAMIDHHQQPDDVKYMYSDVEICSTCQMVYQFIEMNNDLDLIDADIATCLYTGIMTDTGSFRFRSTTSKTHRVIADLIDKGAKNDKIHNNVYDANSYNRLLLLGQALSNLQILPSYNTAYITLTNEEKKRFDFQKGDTEGVVNYALSLKGIVFAAIFIEDADQNIVKISFRSKGNFSVNKFSRNHFEGGGHDNAAGGKSDLSMAETVTKFVTLLPEYKKDLETSYEN is encoded by the coding sequence ATGATTTTAAAAGGATTTGAAGAATTAAAAACTTTTCTTGATAAACCAAGAAATATTGTAATAATTGGACATAGAAATCCGGATGGAGATGCTATGGGTTCTACATTGGCGTTATATCATTATTTCAACAAAAAAGGACACAACCCTACAGTTGTTGTACCAAATGAATATCCAGAATTTATACATTGGTTGCCAGGTTCAGACACAACTTATCGTTTCGATTGGCAAAATTCTCAATCTCAAAAAGCAATAAATAATTCTGATATTATTTTTCTTTTAGACTTTAATGCGTTGCACAGGGTTGGTTTTGATATGCAAAATACATTAGAGAAATACCCAAATGATTTTGCAATGATAGACCATCATCAACAACCTGATGATGTAAAATACATGTATTCTGATGTCGAAATTTGTTCTACCTGTCAAATGGTATATCAATTTATTGAAATGAACAATGATTTGGATCTAATTGATGCCGATATTGCTACTTGTTTATATACAGGAATCATGACAGATACTGGTTCTTTCAGATTTCGATCAACCACAAGTAAAACACATAGAGTTATTGCAGATTTAATTGATAAGGGTGCTAAAAATGATAAAATTCATAACAATGTTTATGATGCAAACTCATATAATAGATTACTGTTGTTAGGGCAAGCTTTAAGTAATTTACAGATTTTACCTTCCTATAATACAGCGTATATTACTTTAACAAATGAAGAGAAAAAACGGTTTGATTTTCAAAAAGGAGATACAGAAGGAGTTGTAAATTATGCTCTTTCATTAAAAGGAATTGTTTTTGCAGCTATTTTTATTGAAGATGCAGACCAAAATATTGTAAAAATATCTTTCCGATCTAAAGGTAATTTTTCTGTAAATAAATTTTCTAGAAATCATTTTGAAGGTGGAGGCCATGACAATGCTGCGGGAGGAAAATCTGATCTTTCAATGGCAGAAACAGTTACTAAATTTGTAACATTATTGCCAGAATATAAAAAAGATTTAGAAACGTCTTATGAAAATTAG
- the gldI gene encoding gliding motility-associated peptidyl-prolyl isomerase GldI — protein MKIRSLFFLMVICFSCSKTTPRKPINPKPSSTILKETISASKVLNEAEDAKIIALIQKDSTKTYITSPNGFWYTYLNKVEEDIPTPQAGQEVTFSYNITDLNDVVIYSTEELGIKKYKIDKEDFIAGIQKGIKLMKIGETITFVIPSYNAFGISGDGNKIAINQSIKSTVTLLNIN, from the coding sequence ATGAAAATTAGAAGTCTATTTTTTCTGATGGTTATTTGTTTTAGTTGTTCAAAAACAACACCTAGAAAACCAATAAATCCAAAACCATCATCAACCATATTAAAGGAAACTATTTCTGCATCTAAAGTTTTAAATGAAGCAGAAGATGCCAAAATTATAGCTTTAATACAGAAAGATTCAACTAAAACATATATTACTTCTCCAAACGGTTTTTGGTATACTTATTTAAATAAAGTTGAAGAAGATATACCAACTCCACAAGCAGGACAAGAAGTAACATTTTCTTATAATATTACAGATTTGAATGATGTAGTAATTTATAGCACAGAAGAATTAGGCATAAAAAAATATAAAATAGACAAAGAAGATTTTATTGCAGGAATTCAGAAAGGAATAAAGTTGATGAAAATAGGAGAAACTATTACATTTGTCATTCCATCTTACAATGCTTTTGGTATTTCTGGAGATGGAAATAAAATAGCAATTAATCAATCTATAAAAAGTACAGTAACATTATTAAATATAAACTAA